The following coding sequences lie in one Rhizobium rhododendri genomic window:
- the lpxD gene encoding UDP-3-O-(3-hydroxymyristoyl)glucosamine N-acyltransferase, with product MEHNRFFPPHAGVSLRELANHLGAVVADEKFSDRVVRSVAPVYRAAEGDVCYILSRKNMDELKTCKASAIICDASMQSIIPQHVPIILSSKPHAAFAIAGALLHPAAMRAVTVGTAESGISPSSFVDPTARLEAGVLVEPMAVIGADAEIGAGTRIGAGAIIGAGVKIGRNCSISAGASVLCAYVGNNVIIHNGARIGQDGFGYAPGPAGMLKIVQVGRVIIQDHVEIGANTTIDRGTMDDTVIGEGTKIDNQAQIGHNVRIGRHTAIVSQVGIAGSARIGDGVQIGGQAGVAGHIHVGDGAQLAAGSGVIFDLAPGGRYGGVPARPIKDFLREMAETMAKIGSRKKARDGKDD from the coding sequence ATGGAACATAACCGTTTTTTCCCGCCCCATGCTGGGGTCAGCCTTCGGGAGCTGGCCAATCATCTTGGGGCGGTTGTTGCCGATGAGAAGTTTTCAGACCGTGTCGTTCGTTCTGTAGCCCCCGTATACCGGGCAGCTGAAGGCGACGTTTGCTATATTCTTTCCCGCAAGAACATGGATGAGTTGAAGACCTGCAAAGCCTCCGCCATCATCTGCGATGCGTCGATGCAGTCGATCATTCCGCAACACGTGCCGATCATACTATCCTCAAAGCCCCATGCTGCCTTCGCCATTGCCGGTGCCTTGCTGCACCCTGCTGCAATGCGGGCCGTAACAGTCGGCACAGCTGAGAGCGGCATCTCGCCGTCCTCTTTCGTCGATCCCACCGCACGGCTCGAGGCCGGTGTGCTGGTCGAGCCGATGGCGGTTATCGGGGCAGATGCCGAGATCGGCGCGGGGACGCGGATCGGCGCAGGTGCCATTATCGGCGCTGGCGTCAAGATTGGCCGGAATTGCTCGATCAGTGCTGGGGCCAGCGTTCTTTGTGCCTATGTAGGCAACAACGTCATCATTCATAACGGTGCGCGCATCGGCCAGGATGGTTTCGGCTATGCCCCCGGTCCGGCCGGCATGCTGAAGATCGTCCAGGTCGGGCGCGTCATCATCCAGGATCACGTCGAGATCGGCGCCAACACGACGATCGACCGCGGCACGATGGACGACACCGTCATCGGCGAAGGAACGAAGATCGACAATCAGGCGCAGATCGGCCACAACGTCCGCATAGGGCGCCATACAGCGATTGTCAGCCAGGTCGGCATCGCCGGCAGCGCTCGCATCGGCGACGGCGTACAGATCGGCGGACAGGCCGGGGTTGCCGGTCACATCCATGTCGGAGACGGTGCGCAACTTGCTGCCGGTAGCGGCGTTATATTCGATCTGGCGCCTGGTGGTCGCTACGGCGGCGTTCCGGCGCGGCCGATCAAGGATTTTCTAAGGGAGATGGCGGAGACCATGGCTAAGATTGGAAGCCGCAAGAAGGCACGGGATGGCAAGGATGACTGA
- a CDS encoding LpxI family protein encodes MDDSGNDGKGRLAIIAGSGFLPAYLAEAARQAGENPVIVVLKDEVLRDWSDYDHALLGVGDFKGFEALFDRYDVRRIVMSGSVARRPEWCEIRPTWQSLVRMPRVVKTLLSGGDDTVLKMVIGLLEVKGRKVIGAHDIAPDLLATTGTLGSHAPSEDDMRDIKQAARAADALGMLDVGQGAVSVGGRIVALEGVEGTDQMIERVAGLRAAGRISHRRRGVLVKLCKPQQDLRADLPSIGVSTILNAKAAGLGGVAVEAGRALILERKATIDAANEAGLFLFGIDRGLPAGGLQ; translated from the coding sequence GTGGACGATAGCGGGAACGACGGCAAGGGGCGCCTGGCGATCATCGCCGGCAGCGGCTTTCTGCCAGCTTATCTCGCCGAGGCCGCCCGACAGGCGGGCGAAAACCCGGTTATCGTCGTATTGAAGGACGAGGTTCTCCGCGACTGGAGCGACTACGACCACGCGCTGCTCGGCGTCGGTGACTTCAAGGGATTCGAGGCGCTTTTCGATCGCTACGATGTGCGCCGTATCGTGATGTCAGGCAGCGTTGCCCGGCGCCCGGAATGGTGCGAGATACGGCCAACCTGGCAATCGTTGGTGCGAATGCCGCGAGTGGTCAAGACGCTGCTGTCCGGCGGAGACGATACCGTGCTGAAGATGGTGATCGGCCTGCTCGAGGTCAAAGGCCGCAAGGTCATCGGTGCCCACGACATCGCCCCCGATCTGCTGGCGACAACCGGCACGCTTGGCAGCCATGCACCGTCCGAGGATGACATGCGAGACATCAAACAAGCAGCCAGGGCAGCCGATGCGCTCGGCATGCTGGATGTGGGACAGGGCGCTGTCAGCGTCGGCGGACGCATCGTCGCGCTCGAGGGCGTCGAGGGCACGGACCAGATGATCGAGCGCGTCGCAGGCCTGCGAGCAGCGGGACGCATATCGCACCGCCGACGGGGCGTGCTGGTGAAGCTTTGCAAGCCGCAGCAGGACCTGCGCGCCGATCTGCCCTCCATCGGCGTATCGACCATCCTCAACGCCAAGGCTGCTGGTCTCGGTGGCGTCGCTGTCGAGGCCGGGCGTGCGCTGATACTCGAGCGCAAGGCAACGATCGACGCAGCCAATGAGGCCGGCCTGTTTTTGTTCGGCATCGACCGCGGCCTGCCTGCAGGAGGTCTCCAGTGA
- a CDS encoding ComEC/Rec2 family competence protein, translating into MAELDARERQGHRQVFLGLAERSRATVNAVAKLGRMPARTQHAVPWPKRAALSLNGWRIATAGMLAEEAAHGRAMLFAPVYIGCGAIIWFELPGNPPLTGIAAGFLVLAAVCLLKHNLSPMLRHLAFAAALGLLGMLLAEWETWRASTIMLDSPVTTTITGQVQRREVDDKGRWRYVLDLLATDAPVVRRPPEQISLLVRGQDVPFELGDVVEGRARLSPPAGPALPGLHDFAFTAYFEGTGANGFFYGTPQLMMASVDDTSERTTLQRIDRWLTGLRGHIGDRIRSILPGDTGAFAASLVNDERRAISPETTDALRVSGLAHIIAISGLNMALSAGIFYVGLRHVLSLFPGLAQAFPTKKIAAVGALITVTAYYFISGFGVSAERAFIMMAIMLVAVLFDRPSFSLRNVALSAIAILVLSPSQILGPSFQMSYAATIALVSGYSLWKGRPPRERRFAAFRAPMPVRAVSRFFTGVAMTSFIGGASTAIFSIEHFHRLATYGLVANLAAMPVVSFIVMPIGMLAMLMMPFGLDGVFWLVTGWGLDIVMVIAKTVAAWGGNVPFARLPAGLFPTIIAGFLLMTVLRTPMRHAGALLIAASVTFAAFQPSLQKSELLISEDGELVALFRQGRLERNRERPPDFIYQQWKRALLVSEDTPPQMLPPDNSTPSHSVRGRPSTRMDAEHQATLRSAMETALDNAVDGGFACHGRDWCVAMLETGAMLVTISDAAYLGPACDTADIVITPVKLRLDRCRSGAVLYTGASLRKTGSIEVNLSSPKPEFITAFSALDRPWERHRVYDWRKPAFTGTDATSPVSDTGG; encoded by the coding sequence ATGGCAGAGTTGGACGCGCGCGAGAGGCAAGGTCACCGCCAGGTATTTCTCGGCCTCGCCGAGCGGTCGCGCGCCACTGTCAACGCCGTTGCCAAGCTTGGACGGATGCCTGCCCGCACGCAACACGCCGTGCCGTGGCCGAAGCGCGCTGCCCTTTCGCTCAACGGGTGGCGAATCGCTACCGCCGGCATGCTTGCGGAAGAGGCCGCCCACGGTCGCGCGATGCTGTTTGCGCCCGTCTATATCGGCTGCGGCGCGATTATCTGGTTCGAGTTGCCGGGCAATCCGCCGCTGACGGGCATTGCGGCGGGCTTCCTCGTGCTCGCCGCCGTTTGCCTCCTGAAACACAATCTGAGCCCGATGCTGCGGCATCTGGCGTTCGCTGCGGCGCTGGGCCTGCTCGGCATGCTTCTCGCTGAGTGGGAGACGTGGCGGGCCTCGACGATCATGCTGGACTCGCCCGTGACCACCACCATCACCGGCCAAGTTCAGCGCCGCGAAGTGGACGATAAAGGGCGGTGGCGCTACGTGCTGGATCTGCTGGCGACAGACGCGCCTGTCGTTCGGCGGCCACCGGAGCAGATATCCCTTCTTGTGCGCGGCCAGGATGTACCGTTCGAACTCGGAGATGTGGTTGAGGGCAGGGCCCGGTTAAGCCCGCCAGCAGGCCCTGCGCTGCCCGGCCTCCACGATTTTGCGTTCACTGCCTATTTCGAAGGCACCGGTGCCAACGGTTTCTTCTACGGTACGCCGCAACTGATGATGGCCAGCGTCGACGACACCAGCGAGCGAACCACGCTCCAAAGGATCGACCGCTGGCTGACTGGGCTGCGCGGCCATATCGGAGACCGAATCCGCTCGATCCTGCCCGGCGACACCGGCGCCTTCGCGGCTTCGCTGGTCAACGACGAACGTCGGGCGATTTCGCCGGAAACGACGGATGCCCTAAGGGTGTCCGGCCTCGCCCATATCATCGCCATCTCGGGACTGAATATGGCTTTGTCGGCCGGTATCTTCTATGTCGGCCTCCGGCATGTACTGAGCCTGTTTCCCGGATTGGCGCAGGCTTTTCCGACCAAGAAAATTGCAGCCGTCGGTGCGCTGATCACCGTCACCGCCTATTATTTCATTTCCGGCTTCGGGGTATCGGCCGAACGGGCCTTCATCATGATGGCGATCATGCTGGTCGCGGTGCTGTTCGACAGACCATCCTTCAGCCTGCGCAATGTCGCCCTATCGGCCATCGCCATCCTGGTGCTCTCGCCGTCGCAGATCCTCGGCCCGAGTTTCCAGATGTCCTATGCGGCGACCATCGCCCTTGTATCCGGCTATTCGCTATGGAAGGGACGTCCGCCCCGCGAGCGGCGGTTTGCCGCTTTCCGGGCACCGATGCCGGTGCGGGCGGTCAGCCGCTTCTTCACAGGCGTCGCCATGACATCGTTCATCGGCGGCGCGTCGACGGCGATCTTTTCGATTGAGCATTTTCACAGGCTGGCGACCTATGGCCTCGTTGCCAACCTTGCCGCCATGCCGGTGGTGTCATTCATCGTCATGCCGATCGGCATGCTTGCCATGCTGATGATGCCTTTCGGCCTAGACGGCGTATTCTGGCTAGTCACCGGGTGGGGACTCGATATCGTCATGGTCATTGCAAAGACGGTGGCGGCATGGGGTGGCAATGTGCCCTTCGCGCGCCTGCCTGCCGGACTTTTCCCGACCATTATTGCCGGCTTCCTGCTGATGACGGTGCTGCGGACGCCTATGCGCCATGCCGGCGCGTTGCTGATTGCAGCCTCGGTGACCTTCGCCGCCTTCCAACCGTCTCTCCAGAAATCGGAACTGCTGATTTCGGAGGATGGCGAACTCGTCGCCCTGTTCCGGCAGGGGCGCCTCGAGCGCAACCGCGAACGCCCCCCGGATTTTATCTATCAGCAATGGAAGCGAGCCCTGCTGGTGTCAGAGGATACGCCGCCGCAAATGCTGCCGCCGGACAACTCGACCCCGTCCCATTCCGTTCGTGGCCGCCCCTCGACCCGTATGGATGCGGAGCATCAGGCCACATTGCGGTCAGCAATGGAAACTGCTCTGGACAATGCGGTCGACGGCGGGTTTGCCTGCCATGGTCGCGATTGGTGCGTTGCCATGCTCGAGACGGGCGCGATGCTGGTGACTATCTCCGACGCGGCTTATCTGGGGCCGGCCTGCGATACCGCCGACATTGTCATCACGCCGGTCAAACTTCGCCTTGATCGCTGTCGGTCCGGTGCAGTGCTCTACACCGGCGCTTCGTTACGCAAAACAGGTTCCATAGAGGTCAACTTAAGCTCTCCTAAGCCAGAGTTCATCACCGCGTTCAGCGCCCTTGACCGTCCATGGGAGAGGCATCGAGTCTACGACTGGCGAAAGCCCGCTTTCACCGGTACCGACGCCACGTCACCGGTCAGTGATACCGGCGGATGA
- the gltA gene encoding citrate synthase, which yields MTEQSAKLTWGDKTVDLPVKAGTIGPSVLDIGALYKNTASFTYDPGFTSTASCESKITYIDGDEGVLLHRGYPIEQLAEKGDFLEVCYLLLYGELPTAAQKKDFDDRVVHHTMVHEQMTRFFTGFRRDAHPMAVMCGCVGALSAFYHDSTDITDPHQRMVASLRMIAKMPTLAAMAYKYHIGQPFVYPKNDLDYASNFLRMCFAVPCEEFEVNPVLARAMDRIFILHADHEQNASTSTVRLAGSSGANPFACIAAGIACLWGPAHGGANEAALMMLQEIGTVDRIPEYIARAKDKNDPFRLMGFGHRVYKNYDPRAKIMQKTMYEVLEATGNAGDPLMQVALELEKIALNDPYFIEKKLYPNVDFYSGITLRALGFPTEMFTVLFALARTVGWIAQWNEMIEDPQQRIGRPRQLYTGEPKRDYTPVDGR from the coding sequence ATGACGGAACAAAGCGCGAAACTGACCTGGGGTGATAAGACTGTCGATCTGCCGGTGAAGGCCGGTACCATCGGCCCGAGCGTCCTCGACATTGGCGCACTCTACAAGAATACCGCTTCCTTCACCTACGACCCCGGCTTCACCTCGACCGCATCGTGCGAATCCAAGATCACCTATATCGACGGTGACGAAGGCGTTCTGCTGCATCGCGGCTACCCCATCGAGCAGCTGGCTGAAAAGGGTGACTTCCTGGAAGTCTGCTACCTGCTTCTCTACGGCGAACTGCCGACGGCTGCCCAGAAGAAGGATTTCGACGACCGCGTCGTTCATCACACGATGGTGCATGAACAGATGACGCGCTTCTTCACCGGCTTCCGCCGCGATGCACATCCCATGGCTGTGATGTGCGGTTGCGTTGGTGCGCTGTCGGCCTTCTATCATGATTCAACCGACATCACGGATCCGCACCAGCGCATGGTCGCGAGCCTCAGGATGATCGCCAAGATGCCGACGCTTGCCGCGATGGCGTACAAGTATCATATCGGCCAGCCTTTCGTGTATCCGAAGAACGATCTCGACTATGCGTCGAATTTTCTGCGCATGTGTTTTGCTGTTCCTTGCGAAGAGTTCGAAGTCAATCCGGTTCTCGCCCGTGCGATGGACCGCATCTTCATCCTGCACGCCGATCACGAGCAGAACGCCTCGACATCGACGGTCCGCCTCGCCGGCTCTTCGGGCGCAAACCCGTTTGCCTGTATCGCGGCCGGCATCGCCTGCCTCTGGGGCCCTGCCCACGGCGGCGCCAACGAAGCTGCCCTGATGATGCTGCAGGAAATCGGCACTGTCGATCGCATCCCCGAGTACATCGCTCGCGCCAAGGACAAGAACGATCCTTTCCGCCTCATGGGCTTTGGCCACCGCGTCTACAAGAACTACGATCCGCGCGCCAAGATCATGCAGAAGACGATGTATGAGGTGCTGGAAGCGACCGGCAATGCCGGCGATCCGCTGATGCAGGTTGCCCTGGAGCTCGAAAAGATCGCTCTGAACGACCCCTACTTCATCGAAAAGAAGCTGTATCCGAACGTCGACTTCTATTCGGGCATCACCCTGCGCGCGCTGGGCTTCCCGACGGAAATGTTCACCGTCCTGTTCGCACTCGCGCGTACCGTCGGCTGGATCGCTCAGTGGAACGAGATGATCGAAGATCCGCAGCAGCGCATCGGCCGTCCTCGCCAGCTCTACACGGGCGAACCGAAGCGCGATTACACACCGGTCGACGGCCGCTAA
- the bamA gene encoding outer membrane protein assembly factor BamA, which translates to MKAGSKFLNAVSAVALSAGIVASGAGVLTLASASVAEAAVIQKVDVRGASRSGADAVRDNITIKPGVSFTSSDVDDSVKQLYATGYFSDVHINVSGGTLVVSVKENQIVNAVVFNGNRKIKDDKLQGVVKTHASGPFDQNIVNDDIKTIKEAYAVIGRNEVTVTTQVVNVAPGRVNIAFVVNEGDRTKIDKINFTGNQAYGDGRLASVIATKKTNFLSFLTRKDVYSADKQHADEDTLRQFYYNHGYADFRIVSSDATLDEQTNAYTMNFAVEEGPRYTFGDISVVSTVDGVNADELKGLISTSTGEVYNAKNIQKSIEAISKRVAAAGYPFARVTPRGTRNFQNNTIAVEYLVDQGERAYVERIEIRGNTRTRDYVIRREFDLNEGDAFNQEMITRAKRRLDALGYFTSVNITTAPGSAPDRVVIVVNVIDQSTGSFGVGAGYSVGNNGGILLEASVEEKNFLGRGQYIRIAAGAGTEGSRTYNISFTEPYFLGYRLAAGFDIFKNQTSSDDYYDYSEAGFSLRVTAPITEDLATTLRYNYKHIDYKGTNDWEDHLSNTYQNLINDGPWTQSSVSQTFTYNTLDDQNLPRDGIIAKLTHEFAGLGGDSNFYKISGKARFVKTLSDEADIIGSLTLGAGYVLPTNGKLNVFDQFQIGGREIRGFENTGIGPRTSNGDKDPLGGTTYFTASAEASVPMPGVPQDIGLRAAAFADAGTLTGNKVDTSGDSVNSDSSIRASLGLGIIWASPFGVLRVDYAQPVMKQSYDKVQQFRFGIANQF; encoded by the coding sequence ATGAAGGCTGGTTCAAAGTTTTTGAACGCAGTATCGGCGGTTGCGCTGTCTGCTGGTATTGTTGCTTCGGGCGCAGGCGTCCTTACCCTTGCATCCGCCTCTGTCGCGGAAGCAGCTGTCATCCAGAAGGTCGACGTTCGCGGGGCATCCCGCTCTGGCGCGGACGCTGTTCGCGACAACATAACGATCAAGCCCGGTGTTAGTTTCACCAGTTCCGACGTCGATGACTCCGTAAAGCAGCTTTACGCGACGGGTTACTTCTCCGACGTCCACATCAATGTTTCCGGCGGCACGCTCGTCGTTTCCGTCAAGGAAAACCAGATCGTCAACGCGGTGGTTTTCAACGGCAATCGCAAGATCAAGGATGACAAGCTGCAGGGCGTCGTCAAGACGCATGCTTCGGGTCCTTTCGATCAGAACATCGTCAATGACGATATCAAGACCATCAAGGAAGCCTACGCAGTCATCGGTCGCAACGAAGTGACCGTGACGACGCAGGTCGTCAACGTGGCCCCCGGCCGCGTCAACATCGCTTTTGTCGTCAACGAAGGCGACCGTACGAAGATCGACAAGATCAACTTCACGGGTAACCAGGCCTATGGCGATGGTCGCCTTGCGTCGGTTATCGCGACGAAGAAGACCAACTTCCTGTCGTTCCTGACCCGCAAGGACGTCTACAGCGCCGACAAGCAGCATGCCGACGAAGACACGCTGCGCCAGTTCTATTACAATCACGGCTATGCCGACTTCCGCATCGTGTCCTCGGACGCGACGCTGGACGAGCAGACAAACGCCTACACCATGAACTTTGCTGTCGAGGAAGGTCCTCGTTACACCTTCGGCGACATCTCTGTCGTGTCGACGGTCGACGGCGTCAATGCCGACGAACTCAAGGGCCTGATCTCAACGTCTACCGGCGAAGTCTACAACGCCAAGAACATCCAGAAGTCGATCGAGGCGATCTCCAAGCGCGTTGCTGCTGCTGGATATCCCTTTGCCCGCGTCACGCCGCGTGGCACGCGCAACTTCCAGAACAACACGATCGCTGTGGAATATCTGGTCGACCAGGGTGAACGCGCCTATGTCGAGCGCATCGAAATCCGCGGCAACACCCGCACCCGCGATTACGTCATCCGTCGCGAATTCGACCTGAACGAAGGCGATGCGTTCAATCAGGAAATGATCACCCGCGCCAAGCGTCGCCTCGATGCTCTCGGTTATTTCACGAGCGTCAACATCACGACGGCACCGGGCAGCGCGCCTGACCGCGTCGTCATCGTCGTCAACGTGATCGACCAGTCGACCGGTTCGTTCGGCGTCGGTGCAGGCTACTCTGTCGGCAACAACGGCGGGATCCTGCTCGAAGCCTCCGTCGAGGAAAAGAACTTCCTCGGTCGCGGCCAGTACATCCGCATCGCTGCGGGCGCCGGCACAGAAGGCTCGCGCACCTACAACATCTCGTTCACCGAGCCCTATTTCCTCGGCTACCGCCTGGCCGCTGGTTTCGACATCTTCAAGAACCAGACGTCGAGCGACGATTACTACGACTACAGCGAAGCCGGCTTCTCGCTCCGCGTGACCGCGCCGATCACCGAAGACCTGGCCACGACCCTTCGCTACAACTACAAGCATATCGATTATAAGGGTACCAATGACTGGGAAGATCACCTGTCAAACACGTACCAGAACCTCATCAACGACGGTCCTTGGACGCAGTCGTCGGTGTCGCAGACATTCACCTACAACACGCTCGACGATCAGAACCTTCCTCGCGACGGTATCATCGCCAAGCTGACGCATGAGTTTGCAGGCCTCGGCGGCGACTCGAACTTCTACAAGATCAGCGGCAAGGCGCGCTTCGTTAAGACGCTGAGCGACGAAGCCGACATCATCGGATCTCTGACGCTCGGTGCCGGCTACGTGCTGCCTACGAACGGCAAGCTGAACGTCTTCGACCAGTTCCAGATCGGCGGTCGTGAAATCCGCGGCTTCGAGAACACGGGTATTGGCCCACGCACATCGAATGGCGACAAGGACCCGTTGGGCGGCACGACATACTTCACGGCCTCTGCTGAAGCCAGCGTTCCAATGCCTGGCGTTCCGCAGGACATCGGCCTGCGCGCTGCAGCCTTTGCCGACGCTGGTACCCTCACGGGTAACAAGGTCGACACCTCTGGCGATAGCGTCAACAGCGATAGCTCGATCCGTGCATCGCTCGGCCTCGGCATCATCTGGGCCTCGCCCTTCGGTGTGCTGCGCGTCGACTATGCGCAGCCTGTCATGAAGCAGAGTTACGACAAGGTTCAGCAGTTCCGGTTTGGCATTGCCAACCAGTTCTGA
- the lpxA gene encoding acyl-ACP--UDP-N-acetylglucosamine O-acyltransferase produces the protein MSGIAKSAIIHPMAIVEDGAVLGEGVSIGPFCFVGHKVVLGDNVQLFNNAVVTGRTTLGKGCKIFPMAVVGGDPQSVHHGGEDTSLTVGDNCTIREGVTMNAGTAEFGGETIVGNNNLFLANSHVAHDCRVGNNVIMSNNVMLAGHVVIGDRAILGGGCAVHQFTRIGRQAFIGGLSAVNYDVIPYGMLNGNPGILGGLNVVGMTRAGIERPIIHMVRRAFKAVFEGEGSIRENAAAIRTEFADCAEVMEILDFIAADSDRALSSPHRGNKN, from the coding sequence ATGAGCGGAATAGCAAAGAGCGCCATTATCCACCCGATGGCCATCGTCGAAGATGGCGCCGTGCTGGGCGAGGGCGTCTCTATCGGGCCTTTCTGCTTCGTCGGACACAAGGTCGTGCTGGGTGACAATGTCCAGCTTTTCAACAATGCTGTCGTCACCGGCCGCACGACCCTCGGCAAAGGCTGCAAAATCTTCCCCATGGCCGTCGTCGGCGGTGATCCGCAGAGTGTCCATCACGGCGGCGAGGACACCAGCCTGACGGTTGGCGACAACTGCACGATCCGCGAGGGCGTGACGATGAACGCTGGCACGGCTGAATTTGGCGGCGAGACGATTGTCGGCAACAACAACCTGTTTCTCGCCAACTCGCACGTCGCCCATGATTGCCGGGTCGGCAACAACGTGATCATGTCCAACAACGTCATGCTTGCAGGCCATGTGGTGATCGGCGACCGCGCCATCCTGGGCGGAGGCTGCGCCGTGCATCAGTTCACCCGCATCGGCCGCCAGGCTTTCATCGGTGGTCTCTCGGCAGTCAATTACGATGTCATCCCCTACGGCATGCTGAACGGCAACCCCGGGATATTGGGCGGCCTTAACGTCGTCGGTATGACGCGTGCGGGTATCGAGCGGCCGATCATTCATATGGTCCGTCGCGCCTTCAAGGCGGTGTTCGAGGGCGAGGGTTCGATCCGCGAAAATGCGGCTGCAATCCGCACCGAGTTTGCCGATTGCGCCGAGGTGATGGAAATCCTCGACTTTATCGCCGCTGATAGCGATCGCGCCCTTTCGTCGCCGCATCGCGGCAACAAGAACTGA
- the lpxB gene encoding lipid-A-disaccharide synthase yields MNNAPLKVAIIAGEVSGDLLGADLVAALRLQTTRPLELVGVGGDGLEAQGLKSLYDFSELSLMGFTQVIAKLPRLIALIGETAKAIIAARPDVLVIIDSPDFTHRVAKRVRKALPDLPIVQYVCPSVWAWKEYRATAMLAYVDHVLAVLPFEPEVMKRLGGPPTTYVGHRLVTDAGLVDARQQRAIRPPLDQADTRTILLLPGSRSSEINHLIPFFRRTVDELSRRNKNMRFVMPTVARREDLVRKLVADWEIKPEIVVGTAAKWQAFASADAAMAASGTVILELGLTGVPVISTYSTDFIVKLLHKRIKTWTAALPNLIADYVIVPEQINEMLLPGLLSRWLERLSSDTQQRRAMIEGFDLVWHRMQTEIPPGEKAASIVLEVLDNKKPAHS; encoded by the coding sequence GTGAACAATGCGCCCCTGAAGGTCGCCATCATTGCCGGGGAAGTCTCCGGCGATCTGCTGGGCGCCGATCTCGTTGCTGCCCTGCGCCTGCAGACGACGCGACCGCTCGAGCTCGTCGGCGTCGGTGGCGACGGACTGGAGGCGCAAGGCCTGAAGTCGCTGTACGATTTCTCCGAACTGTCGCTGATGGGGTTCACCCAGGTGATCGCCAAGTTGCCGCGGCTGATTGCCCTTATCGGCGAAACGGCAAAGGCCATCATCGCCGCAAGGCCCGATGTTCTCGTGATCATCGACAGCCCGGATTTTACCCACCGGGTGGCCAAGCGGGTTCGCAAGGCGCTGCCCGACCTGCCGATTGTCCAATATGTTTGCCCGAGCGTCTGGGCCTGGAAAGAATATCGCGCCACAGCGATGCTCGCTTACGTCGATCACGTCCTGGCTGTCCTGCCGTTCGAGCCGGAAGTCATGAAACGTCTCGGCGGGCCGCCGACGACCTACGTCGGTCACCGCCTGGTGACGGATGCCGGTCTGGTCGACGCGCGCCAGCAGCGGGCTATTCGTCCGCCCCTCGACCAGGCCGACACGCGAACCATATTATTATTACCCGGCTCACGGTCGTCCGAAATAAATCACCTGATACCGTTCTTTCGCCGGACTGTCGATGAGCTTAGCCGGCGTAATAAAAACATGCGATTCGTCATGCCGACAGTCGCCCGACGCGAAGATTTGGTTCGCAAGCTGGTTGCGGATTGGGAGATCAAGCCCGAGATCGTCGTCGGGACTGCTGCCAAGTGGCAGGCCTTCGCGTCAGCCGATGCAGCGATGGCGGCGTCGGGGACAGTGATTCTGGAACTCGGCCTGACGGGTGTGCCGGTCATCTCGACCTACAGCACGGATTTCATCGTCAAGCTGCTGCACAAGCGGATAAAGACATGGACCGCTGCGCTGCCCAACCTGATCGCCGATTATGTCATCGTGCCGGAGCAGATCAACGAGATGCTGCTGCCGGGGCTGCTGTCCCGCTGGCTGGAACGCCTGTCGAGCGACACCCAGCAGCGCCGCGCGATGATCGAGGGCTTCGACCTCGTCTGGCACCGGATGCAGACCGAGATCCCACCCGGCGAAAAAGCTGCATCCATCGTGCTCGAAGTTCTGGACAACAAAAAACCCGCCCATTCCTGA
- the fabZ gene encoding 3-hydroxyacyl-ACP dehydratase FabZ — translation MTDHPGTELGSADILEIMKLLPHRYPFLLVDKIIEIDGDNSAIGIKNVTANEPHFTGHFPDQPIMPGVLLIEGMAQTAGAICARKEGQSGSLVYFMTIDNARFRKPVVPGDRVEFHVVKQRQRGNIWKFHCDAKVDGTKVAEADIGAMIVRKEES, via the coding sequence ATGACTGATCACCCCGGGACCGAGCTCGGATCGGCCGATATTCTCGAGATCATGAAATTGCTGCCGCACCGCTATCCGTTTCTCCTCGTTGACAAGATCATCGAGATCGATGGCGACAACTCCGCAATTGGGATCAAGAACGTCACCGCCAACGAACCGCATTTCACTGGGCATTTTCCGGATCAGCCGATCATGCCTGGCGTCCTGCTGATCGAAGGCATGGCCCAGACCGCCGGCGCTATCTGCGCCCGCAAGGAAGGCCAGAGTGGCAGCCTCGTCTACTTCATGACCATCGACAATGCGCGCTTCCGCAAGCCGGTCGTGCCTGGCGACCGCGTTGAGTTTCACGTTGTGAAACAGCGCCAGCGTGGCAATATCTGGAAGTTTCATTGTGATGCAAAAGTTGACGGCACCAAGGTTGCCGAGGCCGATATCGGCGCGATGATCGTGCGCAAGGAAGAATCATGA